The Salinibaculum sp. SYNS191 genome has a window encoding:
- a CDS encoding AbrB/MazE/SpoVT family DNA-binding domain-containing protein, whose amino-acid sequence MSDESDGPMWPPAMFEVFQETSEQAVEQQKKLLQQMLGGGMSGMDMNQISALSQTATFKTRVQSGGRISIPDAEREALDIEEGDIVQTVVIPVKRNRSE is encoded by the coding sequence ATGTCCGACGAGAGCGACGGGCCGATGTGGCCGCCCGCAATGTTCGAAGTGTTCCAGGAGACGAGTGAACAGGCAGTGGAACAACAGAAGAAGCTGCTCCAGCAGATGCTTGGCGGGGGCATGTCCGGCATGGACATGAACCAGATCAGCGCGTTGAGTCAGACTGCGACGTTTAAGACCCGTGTCCAGAGCGGGGGTCGCATCAGCATCCCCGATGCCGAGCGCGAGGCGCTCGACATAGAGGAGGGAGATATCGTCCAGACCGTCGTAATCCCGGTCAAACGCAACAGGAGTGAGTAA
- a CDS encoding poly(R)-hydroxyalkanoic acid synthase subunit PhaE has protein sequence MSDRNQMQDDWNEMVEQMNEAVAESVEQNMEAQAAFMESWSDAFDSSVPEEDVIAEGMEGYNSAYEVWMDAASQMFEKTTDAAEGEDVDATEFRDIWLQSANEAFKEVMSTSAFASANGQLVEAMMEMQQEVDEVTQDTLAQMGMPTRDDVEEVGERIVELERRQHAVEEKLDRILDALEE, from the coding sequence ATGAGCGATAGAAACCAAATGCAAGACGATTGGAACGAGATGGTAGAACAGATGAACGAGGCCGTCGCCGAGTCGGTCGAGCAGAACATGGAGGCGCAGGCGGCATTCATGGAGTCATGGAGTGACGCCTTCGACAGCTCCGTCCCCGAGGAAGACGTCATCGCCGAGGGGATGGAGGGGTACAACAGCGCCTACGAGGTCTGGATGGACGCCGCCAGCCAGATGTTCGAGAAGACCACCGACGCGGCCGAGGGCGAGGACGTCGACGCCACGGAGTTCCGCGACATCTGGCTCCAGTCGGCCAACGAGGCCTTCAAGGAGGTCATGTCCACGAGCGCCTTCGCGTCCGCGAACGGCCAGCTCGTCGAGGCGATGATGGAGATGCAACAGGAGGTCGACGAGGTCACGCAGGACACGCTCGCGCAGATGGGGATGCCAACCCGCGACGACGTCGAGGAGGTCGGCGAGCGCATCGTCGAACTGGAACGTCGCCAGCACGCGGTCGAGGAGAAACTCGACCGCATCCTCGACGCTCTAGAGGAGTAA